Part of the Eikenella corrodens genome is shown below.
ACAGATCGTCCACCTCGGTAAGCGGCACTTCGGGGATGCCGTGTTGTTTTAAGAGTTCGCTGGTGGCTTTGGAGGTGGAAACGGCGCCTTTGATGCGGATGCCGCTATTGGCCAGTTCTTCGATGAAAAAGTTTACGGTGCTGCCGGTGCCGATGCCGATGTAGGCGTTTTCGGGCACGAATTCGAGGGCTTTTTTGGCGGCGGTGCGTTTGAGTTGGTCTTGGGCGGACATGGGTTCTCCTTGGATTGTTGTTTCGGCGGCGCGGGAAAGCAGCCGATGTTTTCAGGTAGCCTTATTCTACTATGCGGGCGGGAGTTTGGGTATGCGGTCGCCCTGCCCTTTTGCTTTGGCGGACGGGGTTTAGAACTTTGCCCAGCCGGCAAAATCTTTTTTAATTTCCCAGCCTTTTTTCGTAAGCCCGGCGGCATCGGTGGGGAATAAATCCATGATGCAGTCTTGCCATGCGCCGGAAAGGCCTTCCTTGCAGGGGTAGGCGTATTGCGTTTGTTTCCGCAAGCGCAAACCGGCTTGCAGCAGCGCGCTGAGGCGGTTGAGCAATTCGTGCACGGCGGTTTCGCCCAGTTCGTCGAAATAATCTTGGCGGAAGCTGAGCAGCAGGCCGCTCTGCGGCAGGCCGACATAGGTGGCGTCATGCAGCATCAGGGTAAGTGCCGGTGTGGTGTCTTGCTTGGAACAGGTAACGGGGCTGGGGAAATCGGCACTGAGGTAGGAAAATTTAAAGGTTTCCGGCTGGGCGCTGAGGTAGTAGTTATCGGCAAGTTTTTGCAACACTTCCGAGCGCCACGATAGGCGGCCGAGTTTGACTTTCCCGTTGCTGTCATATTGGCTGGCACCGATGCGCGGTATGCCTTTGATTTTTCCTGCGAAGGGGGTGATTTCGCTGATGAAGGTGGGCCAGAAGGCGCGGTTTTCAAGGTGTTGCTTGATGCTGAGCGGGGCGAGGAGAATGAAGTTTTGGTGGAGATTGGTGAATTTCATCGTACGGCCTTTCTAGCGGGTGGCAGAGAGGCTACCTGAAAAAGGAAGGAGGGGAAAATCCGGTTTCAGGTAGCCTGATGGGGCTTGAGGCTACCTGAAAAACGGGCGGCTTGGCAAATCCGCGCCCCTGCCGCCCGTTTTTTGTTTTTATATGCGGGCTTCGGGTTTTATCCGACGGCCTTTTCCAGCAGCACCACGGCTTGGGCTTCGATGCCTTCCATGCGGCCGAGGTAGCCGAGTTTTTCGTTGGTTTTGCCTTTGATATTGACGCAGTTCTCAGCCAGCCCCAAGTCGGCAGCGATGTTGGCGCGCATGGCGCCGATATGGGGGCGCAGTTTGGGCTGCTGGGCGATGACGGTGCTGTCCACGTTCACAACGCGCCAGCCTTGGGCTTGCACGGCGGCGTAGGCTTGGCGCAGCAGGGCGCGGCTGTCGGCGTCTTTATGTTCGGCGGCGGTGTCGGGGAAGTGGGTGCCGATGTCGCCCAAGGCGGCGGCGCCGAGCAGGGCATCGGTGACGGCATGTAGTAGGGCGTCGGCGTCGGAGTGGCCGAGCAGGCCTTTTTCAAAGGGGATGGTTACGCCGCCGAGGATGAGCGGGCGGCCGGGCACGAGCTGGTGGACGTCGTAGCCTTGTCCGATGCGGAGGGTCATGGAAGTTGCCTTTGTT
Proteins encoded:
- the ispF gene encoding 2-C-methyl-D-erythritol 2,4-cyclodiphosphate synthase → MTLRIGQGYDVHQLVPGRPLILGGVTIPFEKGLLGHSDADALLHAVTDALLGAAALGDIGTHFPDTAAEHKDADSRALLRQAYAAVQAQGWRVVNVDSTVIAQQPKLRPHIGAMRANIAADLGLAENCVNIKGKTNEKLGYLGRMEGIEAQAVVLLEKAVG